The following coding sequences lie in one Paenibacillus durus ATCC 35681 genomic window:
- a CDS encoding LacI family DNA-binding transcriptional regulator produces the protein MTRIKDIAEFANVSTATVSRILNNDPSLSVSGETRKRVLEVVHELNYKPGRRKRTKAVQDKEAFNIGLILTNDEAIDPYFMSMRQGVESACDQYSVKIASVFNIGKSDFSPGRMAGLDGLIVLGDVNSEELKDVYVQNRNIVFVDFLPEEENYDVVISDFETATRKILNYLFSAGHSQIAYIGGKGQIRSIHNGRVLDKEDIRLSTYERIMKEGGLFQADNVLVGEFGPMSGYTLMKQLIGSKSFPTAVVVASDPMAIGAMKALHEAGIQVPGDISIFSFDDIEASAFLSPTLSTVKVHTEEMGRTAVKLLADRMKSGREVPLRVTLPTELVVRESSGPKL, from the coding sequence ATGACGAGAATTAAGGATATTGCGGAATTCGCGAATGTTTCCACGGCTACGGTATCCAGAATATTGAACAATGACCCCTCGCTTTCCGTCTCGGGTGAAACGAGGAAGCGAGTTCTGGAAGTTGTGCATGAGCTGAACTATAAGCCTGGAAGAAGAAAGAGAACCAAAGCCGTTCAGGACAAGGAAGCCTTTAACATAGGCTTGATTCTGACGAATGATGAGGCTATTGATCCCTACTTCATGTCGATGAGACAAGGCGTTGAGAGTGCCTGTGATCAATATTCGGTCAAAATCGCCTCGGTCTTCAATATTGGCAAAAGCGATTTTTCTCCGGGCAGAATGGCCGGTCTTGACGGGCTTATTGTTCTCGGAGATGTAAACAGCGAGGAGCTTAAAGACGTCTATGTCCAGAATCGCAACATTGTATTTGTTGACTTCTTGCCCGAGGAGGAGAATTATGATGTCGTGATTTCCGACTTTGAAACCGCTACCCGCAAGATTTTAAATTACCTGTTCAGCGCCGGCCACAGTCAAATTGCCTATATCGGCGGAAAAGGTCAAATCCGCAGCATTCATAATGGAAGAGTGCTTGATAAAGAGGATATCCGGCTCAGCACTTATGAGAGAATCATGAAGGAAGGGGGACTTTTTCAAGCGGATAACGTTCTGGTAGGGGAGTTCGGACCGATGAGCGGGTATACCCTGATGAAGCAGCTCATAGGCAGCAAGTCTTTTCCGACTGCGGTTGTCGTTGCCAGCGACCCTATGGCTATAGGCGCCATGAAAGCGCTGCATGAAGCAGGCATTCAGGTTCCCGGTGATATTTCCATTTTTAGCTTTGATGATATCGAGGCATCCGCTTTTTTGAGTCCGACGCTGTCTACGGTCAAGGTCCATACGGAAGAGATGGGAAGAACTGCGGTGAAGCTTTTGGCCGACCGTATGAAGAGCGGAAGAGAAGTGCCGCTGAGAGTAACTTTGCCAACCGAACTTGTTGTAAGAGAGAGCAGCGGGCCGAAATTATAA
- a CDS encoding endospore germination permease codes for MRVSVQSSGKISGYQLSLLFFTFIVSTLILSVPGIMVAYAKQNAWLSILPASLTGIVNIYVLTALSKRYPGQSIMQYTAAICGKWAGKLIGVFFTYYLFFFISSTVNEHARFLNNVLLMNTPSLVLIITLLLLCGLAVLAGVETIGRCNEVIVLIIVALLLPVFVFSIRDADPSRLAPVLAEGLVPVIKGSVVPSAWMSQFFFLGWFLPHLNEKPQQVRKKLLTALWGIVLLIMAIDSLTIMVFGPITPRMNFAFLNVIKYTDIIGPLERLEAIAIMIWILGIFIKVAMLLYMLCISATQLFGAKNYRKTVVPITVLSAVGSVWIFKNAAEFQLWITFTYPILALFMQSLLPLLLLAIDSIKAKLVNH; via the coding sequence GTGAGAGTAAGCGTGCAGTCCAGCGGCAAAATATCCGGTTATCAGCTCAGCCTGCTTTTTTTCACCTTTATCGTTTCTACTCTGATCTTGTCTGTTCCAGGAATCATGGTCGCCTATGCCAAGCAAAATGCCTGGCTGTCGATTCTCCCGGCTTCATTAACAGGGATCGTGAACATCTACGTGCTGACCGCGCTGTCCAAGCGCTACCCCGGTCAATCCATTATGCAGTATACGGCTGCGATTTGCGGGAAATGGGCAGGTAAGCTTATCGGCGTTTTCTTCACTTACTATTTGTTTTTCTTTATTTCCAGCACCGTAAACGAACACGCGCGGTTTCTGAACAACGTTCTCCTGATGAATACGCCTTCGCTCGTATTGATCATAACGCTGCTGTTACTGTGCGGCCTCGCCGTACTGGCCGGAGTCGAGACCATCGGCAGATGCAATGAGGTCATCGTACTGATCATCGTTGCGCTGCTGCTCCCCGTCTTTGTCTTTTCCATCCGGGATGCAGACCCTTCAAGATTAGCTCCTGTACTCGCGGAGGGGCTTGTTCCGGTCATCAAAGGCTCGGTCGTTCCGTCCGCCTGGATGAGCCAATTCTTCTTCTTGGGATGGTTCCTTCCGCACTTGAACGAGAAGCCGCAGCAGGTCCGCAAAAAATTGCTCACGGCGCTCTGGGGCATCGTTCTGCTGATTATGGCCATCGATTCGCTGACCATCATGGTGTTCGGTCCGATTACGCCGCGGATGAATTTCGCTTTTCTAAATGTCATCAAATACACCGATATTATCGGGCCTTTGGAGAGGCTGGAAGCCATCGCCATTATGATTTGGATTCTCGGTATTTTCATTAAGGTGGCCATGCTGCTGTATATGCTGTGCATAAGCGCAACCCAGCTGTTCGGCGCGAAAAATTACCGAAAAACCGTTGTTCCGATCACGGTGTTATCCGCTGTCGGTTCCGTCTGGATTTTTAAAAATGCCGCGGAATTTCAACTCTGGATTACGTTCACTTATCCGATTTTGGCTCTCTTTATGCAAAGCTTGCTTCCTCTTCTGCTGCTTGCGATTGATTCGATCAAAGCAAAGCTTGTAAATCATTAA
- a CDS encoding DUF2271 domain-containing protein — protein MKIIKGAGLLSTAFLIVLLLTTACGGSDLAASSSREANSLTGAAAGSSPAASIGNPSATGEQAARSAQAGKATRKLEISFPFVRQDGIATNQFAVWVEDGRGRFVQTLYATRFIATGGYKLRPEAIPTWVKHSGLSKASPEAVDAVSGATLSSGPLKFAWDCKDRDGNPVPDGTYRFYVEGTTRWENRILYEGTIAVDKKRATAKAAVKYTTKEATQSGMIGQVTAVYTPK, from the coding sequence ATGAAAATAATCAAGGGAGCCGGACTGTTATCGACGGCGTTTCTGATTGTGCTGCTTTTAACCACGGCTTGCGGCGGGAGCGATCTGGCGGCATCAAGCAGCCGGGAAGCAAATTCACTGACGGGGGCGGCAGCTGGTTCATCGCCGGCTGCTTCCATAGGCAATCCCTCTGCCACTGGAGAGCAGGCTGCCCGGTCTGCACAGGCCGGAAAAGCGACCCGGAAGCTGGAAATTTCATTTCCTTTCGTCCGCCAGGACGGAATCGCCACCAATCAGTTCGCCGTATGGGTGGAGGATGGCAGAGGCCGATTTGTCCAAACGCTTTATGCAACCCGCTTTATCGCTACCGGAGGATATAAGCTGCGGCCGGAGGCCATTCCGACTTGGGTGAAACATTCAGGGCTCTCGAAGGCTTCGCCGGAAGCGGTGGACGCGGTCTCGGGAGCGACACTTTCCAGCGGTCCGTTAAAGTTTGCCTGGGACTGTAAGGATCGAGACGGCAACCCCGTTCCAGATGGGACCTACCGGTTCTACGTGGAGGGAACGACGCGCTGGGAGAACCGAATCTTGTACGAGGGAACGATTGCGGTCGACAAAAAGCGGGCGACAGCGAAAGCTGCTGTGAAATATACGACCAAAGAAGCGACACAGAGCGGAATGATTGGCCAGGTGACTGCCGTGTATACACCTAAATAA
- a CDS encoding FadR/GntR family transcriptional regulator, with translation MPPVEKQNIREYVIQHILQKIENGELKSGDKLTNERELSDRLGVSRVPLREAISALSTLGILEARQGEGTFVSEYNPGVIGKIIRTYRLFDRSLIEEIFEARVLLEADAARLAAMNRTDEDLDKIKDAMSRHEETVRRYSEKEADIVTVLECDNEVHLGIAAAAHNNFFLQIIDTVRHAGQSRHIFDGKYTVNPLHVEESVAYHGSIVRAIEQQDSEAAYLAMREHILHIRAALNVDKLKEDFDGKAVSS, from the coding sequence ATGCCGCCGGTGGAGAAACAGAACATCAGAGAATACGTGATTCAGCATATTTTGCAAAAAATTGAGAACGGCGAACTGAAATCCGGCGATAAGCTGACCAATGAGCGTGAGTTGTCCGACAGGCTTGGAGTCAGCCGGGTCCCGCTGCGCGAAGCGATTTCCGCGTTGTCGACGCTGGGCATTCTGGAAGCCCGCCAGGGAGAAGGCACGTTCGTTAGCGAGTATAATCCCGGCGTGATCGGCAAGATCATCCGGACCTACCGCTTGTTCGACCGTTCACTGATCGAGGAGATTTTTGAAGCGAGGGTGCTGCTGGAGGCCGATGCGGCCAGACTGGCCGCCATGAACCGTACGGACGAGGATCTGGACAAGATCAAAGACGCTATGAGCAGGCACGAAGAGACGGTGCGCCGGTATTCAGAGAAAGAGGCCGATATCGTAACCGTGCTGGAATGCGATAATGAAGTTCATTTGGGAATCGCCGCCGCTGCTCATAACAACTTCTTTCTGCAAATCATCGATACGGTCCGTCACGCAGGGCAGAGCCGCCATATTTTCGATGGAAAATACACGGTGAACCCGCTTCACGTCGAGGAATCGGTTGCTTATCACGGCAGCATCGTCCGTGCTATCGAGCAGCAGGATAGCGAAGCCGCCTACCTGGCAATGAGAGAGCATATTCTGCACATCCGGGCTGCTCTCAACGTAGACAAGCTGAAGGAGGATTTCGACGGCAAAGCCGTTTCTTCTTAA
- a CDS encoding spore germination protein, with translation MMTWRRKQLSNSTPVMDDPVATEETLTAELSQNEAFVKQAFQRCSDLVCRKINDQDGTLRQLIVYLETLTDDKKVSEQLVKPLAADPQNRAAVETETWEGESMPVDKKVVTSRWSEVIRLVLRGHAAVFTEGEDQAVCFAVNAVIQRSIQEPSSEQVIRGGKEGFIERQSVNVGLLRNYLRTPRLKMEAFSVGELTETKVLVAYIEGLADVAVIDQVRNKIASIQIDGVLESGTIEELIVDDPFPIFPHVQITERPDVVAGSLLEGRVAILVDNTPFVMIVPTTFWAGLQASEDYNLNSPVATFTRWVRFIFLFVAIFAPSFFVAVTSYHQEMIPTSLLLSIASAREPVPFPVMIEAIIMEIMFEALREAGIRLPRAIGQTVSIVGGLVIGQAAVLAGIISAPILIVVSTTGIAAFLIPRFNFANGVRLLRFPIILLAGSLGLYGMALGFLGILLYVVHLKSFGVPYFTPVAPFSFRAFKDVWVRAPRNNGSGLSVPSYERAVKAPQQEGGE, from the coding sequence ATGATGACCTGGCGACGAAAACAGCTGAGCAACAGCACCCCGGTTATGGATGATCCTGTTGCCACCGAAGAAACGTTGACTGCCGAGCTCAGTCAGAATGAAGCCTTTGTGAAGCAAGCGTTTCAACGGTGCTCAGATTTAGTATGCCGCAAAATTAATGATCAAGACGGAACTCTACGGCAGCTCATTGTTTATTTAGAAACGTTGACAGATGACAAGAAAGTGAGCGAGCAGCTCGTCAAGCCGTTAGCGGCTGATCCGCAGAACCGGGCGGCCGTTGAAACGGAAACGTGGGAAGGCGAATCGATGCCGGTTGACAAAAAGGTGGTAACGTCCAGATGGTCGGAAGTTATCCGGCTTGTCCTACGCGGGCATGCTGCCGTGTTCACCGAAGGCGAAGATCAGGCCGTTTGCTTTGCCGTGAATGCCGTGATTCAAAGATCGATCCAAGAGCCATCGTCGGAACAGGTCATTCGAGGCGGCAAAGAAGGGTTCATTGAAAGACAGTCTGTCAATGTTGGGCTGCTGCGCAATTATCTTCGTACTCCGCGTCTGAAAATGGAGGCTTTCAGCGTAGGCGAGCTGACGGAAACGAAGGTGCTGGTTGCTTATATCGAAGGACTCGCCGATGTTGCCGTCATCGATCAGGTACGAAACAAAATCGCTTCCATCCAAATTGACGGCGTATTGGAATCCGGTACCATCGAGGAACTGATCGTAGATGATCCGTTTCCTATTTTTCCTCATGTTCAAATAACCGAACGGCCGGACGTCGTTGCAGGGAGCCTGCTCGAAGGAAGAGTCGCCATTCTGGTCGATAACACTCCCTTCGTTATGATCGTGCCGACCACGTTCTGGGCCGGTTTGCAGGCAAGTGAAGATTATAATCTTAACTCCCCCGTAGCCACTTTCACGAGATGGGTCCGGTTTATTTTTTTGTTCGTGGCTATTTTTGCCCCTTCTTTCTTTGTTGCCGTGACGTCTTATCATCAGGAAATGATCCCGACGAGCCTGCTGCTGAGCATCGCTTCCGCGCGGGAGCCGGTGCCTTTTCCGGTTATGATCGAAGCTATAATCATGGAAATTATGTTTGAAGCGCTGCGGGAAGCGGGTATTCGCTTGCCAAGGGCTATAGGCCAAACGGTAAGCATTGTCGGCGGTCTTGTCATTGGGCAGGCGGCCGTGCTGGCGGGCATTATTTCGGCGCCTATCCTGATCGTCGTATCGACAACAGGCATAGCGGCCTTCCTCATACCACGCTTCAATTTTGCCAACGGAGTCCGCCTGCTGCGGTTTCCCATCATCCTTCTGGCGGGATCGCTGGGATTATACGGGATGGCACTCGGTTTCTTGGGCATTTTGCTCTATGTTGTCCATTTAAAATCGTTTGGGGTTCCTTATTTTACACCGGTAGCTCCCTTTTCGTTTAGAGCCTTTAAGGATGTCTGGGTTCGGGCGCCCCGAAACAATGGCAGCGGCTTATCTGTCCCCTCTTACGAAAGAGCTGTAAAAGCGCCGCAGCAGGAAGGAGGAGAATAG
- a CDS encoding LysR family transcriptional regulator has translation MNNAQLQLIVKIADTGSFTRAGQELNMTQPAVSRAISSLETELGVVLFIRNRRNGAMLTDIGKRILRIFREILQGFEKVDQEIAKEKGLEVGAIRIGAFPVASAHFIPKIIRCITEKYPNIEFSIHEGTIAEIKEWLETRFIDVGLLIPPVHELETFPLYREKMFAVLRDDHPLFKQSVIRVQDLQDEPMIICRAGFEPPVIDWFNKAGVNPLEKFVVYNYNTGLNMVQEGLGMAIMSELSLFNLPPNVGVREIEPQGYRDIHIAVHSLEESSIAVKLFIETALQLFA, from the coding sequence ATGAATAATGCACAATTGCAGTTAATCGTCAAAATTGCGGATACGGGGAGCTTTACTAGAGCCGGACAGGAGCTGAATATGACACAGCCTGCCGTAAGCCGTGCCATATCCTCGCTTGAAACTGAGCTTGGTGTGGTCCTGTTCATTCGTAACCGTCGTAACGGGGCAATGCTTACAGACATCGGGAAGCGTATCCTCCGGATTTTCAGGGAAATTTTGCAGGGGTTTGAGAAAGTTGATCAGGAGATTGCCAAGGAAAAAGGACTGGAAGTAGGGGCTATTCGAATCGGAGCATTTCCGGTAGCCTCCGCCCATTTTATTCCCAAGATTATCCGCTGCATTACTGAAAAATATCCGAATATTGAATTTTCGATCCATGAAGGGACCATAGCCGAAATTAAGGAGTGGCTGGAAACCCGGTTCATTGATGTGGGATTGCTTATTCCGCCGGTTCATGAGCTTGAGACCTTTCCGTTATACCGGGAAAAAATGTTCGCCGTCCTAAGAGACGACCACCCATTATTTAAACAGTCCGTAATCCGGGTACAGGATTTGCAGGACGAACCGATGATTATATGCAGAGCAGGCTTTGAACCGCCTGTTATCGATTGGTTCAATAAAGCCGGAGTGAACCCCTTGGAAAAATTTGTGGTCTATAACTACAATACAGGCTTAAACATGGTGCAAGAAGGACTGGGAATGGCGATCATGTCCGAGCTGTCGTTATTCAATCTGCCGCCAAACGTCGGTGTTCGCGAGATTGAGCCGCAAGGATACCGGGATATTCATATCGCAGTTCACTCGTTAGAGGAATCGTCAATCGCTGTAAAATTATTTATTGAGACAGCACTTCAGTTATTTGCTTAA
- a CDS encoding ABC transporter substrate-binding protein has protein sequence MKNRRILLTLLLCMLMLMLPLYGCGNGTNTAADNTQAGEQQPAPSAKPTYTIVDQLGRTVEIPGKVDRIVALQHHTLDIMLELHAQDKLVGVLRDWESLLGSYAADVYPNIRNLETPGSISELNVEAVASLKPDVVFVSNQIPKETLAQLEQLGIPVVGITLYVADKEQASTIHPDLVNPDEAYTEGLKQAINLIGQITGTENKAAELWNYVVSNRAIVSEHLSTVPEQDRIKVYMANENMYTYGTGKYVGVAMAKAGARNVAETIKGYKQVSVEQVTAWNPEVIFVQSRYASVLDEIRGDKAWAAIDAVKNGKLIIAPDYTKPWGNPAPESMALGEIWLAKTLYPDAFKDVDLNAMVQHFYKTFYGIEYKDKRS, from the coding sequence ATGAAAAACAGGCGAATCCTATTAACTCTATTGCTGTGTATGCTTATGTTGATGCTGCCGCTCTACGGCTGCGGGAATGGAACGAACACGGCGGCGGACAATACTCAGGCCGGGGAGCAGCAGCCCGCTCCATCCGCTAAACCGACGTATACCATTGTCGACCAATTAGGCCGCACGGTTGAAATTCCGGGGAAAGTAGACAGAATCGTTGCCCTTCAGCACCACACATTGGATATTATGCTGGAGCTTCATGCTCAGGACAAGCTGGTAGGCGTATTGCGTGATTGGGAGAGCTTGCTCGGAAGCTACGCAGCCGATGTCTATCCCAATATACGAAATTTGGAAACCCCGGGATCGATCTCCGAATTGAATGTTGAGGCTGTCGCCAGCCTGAAGCCGGATGTCGTATTCGTGTCCAACCAAATTCCGAAAGAGACCCTTGCGCAGCTTGAACAGCTTGGCATACCGGTTGTTGGAATCACTTTGTATGTGGCGGATAAAGAGCAGGCTTCAACGATACATCCTGACCTTGTTAATCCGGATGAGGCTTATACCGAGGGACTCAAGCAGGCGATCAACCTGATCGGCCAAATTACGGGAACAGAAAATAAAGCGGCAGAGCTATGGAATTATGTCGTCAGCAACCGGGCCATCGTATCCGAACACTTGAGTACAGTTCCCGAACAGGACAGAATCAAGGTCTATATGGCCAACGAGAATATGTACACTTACGGGACAGGCAAATATGTCGGTGTGGCCATGGCTAAAGCAGGCGCCCGCAACGTCGCGGAAACGATAAAAGGGTACAAGCAGGTCAGTGTTGAACAGGTTACAGCGTGGAATCCGGAAGTGATTTTTGTACAGAGCCGCTATGCATCCGTGCTGGATGAGATACGGGGCGATAAAGCATGGGCCGCAATTGATGCTGTGAAGAATGGCAAGCTGATTATCGCGCCGGATTATACCAAGCCTTGGGGTAATCCTGCACCGGAATCCATGGCTCTCGGTGAAATTTGGCTGGCCAAAACGTTATACCCCGATGCATTTAAAGATGTGGATCTGAACGCAATGGTTCAGCATTTCTACAAAACCTTCTACGGCATTGAGTATAAAGATAAAAGGAGCTGA
- a CDS encoding nitroreductase family protein, with protein MNLITVDQAKCAKCGICISECPEQALKLGENGPEEVFPQNCIACGHCVAVCPKEAIDNKRTPLADQTSSRKLPKLSPEEAENFLRTRRSIRSYKAAPVPREQLIQLVNIAHYAPTGSNLQGVSYQIIDNRDVIDRAVAIAVEGLESDAQLSQGRDNFFKPYHEQGIDTILRGAPALVLAIADENFPRGRENSILSLAYLELYAPTLGLGSCWAGIFEKIALKDHSPMLKLFNIPEGKKITGAVMVGYPKYRYPRLVERNPLEVSFYESDAAAPSLS; from the coding sequence ATGAATTTGATAACTGTAGATCAAGCGAAATGTGCGAAGTGCGGGATTTGTATAAGCGAGTGTCCGGAACAGGCATTGAAGCTTGGAGAAAATGGTCCGGAAGAAGTTTTTCCACAAAATTGTATTGCCTGTGGCCATTGCGTGGCCGTCTGTCCCAAAGAAGCTATTGATAACAAAAGAACACCGCTTGCTGATCAAACGAGCTCAAGAAAGCTGCCAAAATTAAGCCCGGAGGAGGCGGAAAACTTCCTTCGTACAAGACGTTCCATCCGGTCATATAAAGCCGCTCCCGTTCCAAGAGAACAGCTAATACAGCTTGTAAATATCGCTCATTATGCCCCTACCGGAAGCAATCTGCAGGGAGTGTCCTATCAAATAATAGACAATAGGGATGTCATTGACCGGGCTGTTGCAATTGCAGTGGAAGGATTGGAAAGTGATGCCCAGCTCAGTCAGGGACGGGATAACTTTTTTAAGCCTTATCATGAGCAAGGTATCGACACGATTTTACGGGGAGCCCCCGCTCTTGTTCTAGCCATTGCTGATGAGAATTTCCCAAGAGGCAGAGAAAACTCCATTCTTTCCTTGGCCTATTTGGAGCTGTATGCGCCAACGCTTGGATTAGGTTCATGCTGGGCTGGAATATTTGAGAAGATTGCCCTCAAGGATCATTCCCCCATGCTGAAATTATTCAATATTCCTGAAGGAAAGAAAATAACAGGGGCCGTTATGGTAGGCTACCCAAAGTACCGTTATCCAAGATTAGTGGAAAGAAACCCGCTGGAAGTTAGTTTTTATGAGTCTGATGCAGCTGCGCCTTCATTATCTTGA
- a CDS encoding Ger(x)C family spore germination protein, translating into MVRIWLVLLILLFPTGCWDRKEINDIGLVMATAIDLTEDGQMQATLQVAVPSPSSQTTGASKETERFFLISDVGKNGIEIEQKLQQKMSRTLFFSHRSVILVGEALARKGVDDILDTFTRNPRNRLKAYILVAKGAKAGDLLQVEYPYELAPSEALKEMEMLRGKGTVATLRDYMIASASEGTSPTTGVLEPTVFRSSGKKGENPLFRITGTAIFKSSKLVGFLNNAETHEFLWFKGNKKGDEIAADLPGGMGNAAFSVTSSKTKIKTDWKSTPLKFHINLTAKGDLVENDSKLDVSNSNNLRTVKKALEQQVVQNMKDFLRKIQTEYHADIAGFSQQLQRDNPQKWRVVEKEWDRYFAEADISVTVNLAINNTGEIGPSLQFKDKEILK; encoded by the coding sequence GTGGTGCGGATCTGGCTTGTGCTGCTAATTCTGCTCTTCCCTACCGGCTGCTGGGACCGGAAAGAAATCAACGACATCGGTTTGGTTATGGCAACCGCGATTGATCTGACGGAAGACGGACAAATGCAGGCAACCCTTCAGGTGGCCGTTCCTTCGCCCTCCTCGCAAACGACCGGCGCCTCGAAGGAAACGGAGCGCTTTTTTCTGATTTCGGATGTTGGAAAAAACGGGATTGAAATTGAGCAAAAGCTTCAGCAAAAAATGTCCAGAACATTATTCTTTTCGCACCGCAGTGTGATCCTGGTGGGGGAAGCTCTGGCCCGTAAAGGTGTGGATGATATATTGGATACCTTCACCCGAAATCCGCGAAATCGCCTGAAAGCCTATATACTGGTCGCCAAAGGAGCAAAAGCGGGGGATCTGCTTCAAGTTGAATACCCTTATGAGCTTGCCCCCTCTGAAGCGTTGAAGGAAATGGAGATGCTGCGGGGAAAAGGAACGGTCGCTACGCTGCGCGATTATATGATTGCCTCTGCAAGCGAGGGTACGAGCCCGACAACCGGTGTATTGGAGCCGACCGTTTTTCGCAGCTCGGGGAAAAAAGGCGAAAATCCACTGTTCCGTATAACCGGAACGGCCATTTTTAAATCGTCAAAATTGGTTGGTTTTCTGAACAATGCGGAGACGCATGAATTTCTTTGGTTCAAGGGAAATAAAAAGGGGGATGAAATCGCTGCCGATCTGCCGGGCGGCATGGGAAATGCGGCTTTCAGCGTAACCTCCAGCAAAACAAAAATCAAGACCGATTGGAAAAGCACTCCGCTCAAATTTCATATTAATCTAACAGCAAAAGGGGATTTGGTTGAGAACGATTCCAAGCTTGACGTATCCAACTCGAACAACCTCAGAACAGTGAAAAAGGCGCTTGAGCAGCAGGTGGTCCAAAATATGAAGGATTTTTTACGAAAAATCCAAACTGAATATCATGCCGATATTGCCGGCTTCAGCCAGCAGCTGCAAAGAGATAACCCGCAGAAGTGGCGCGTCGTGGAGAAGGAGTGGGACCGCTACTTTGCGGAGGCCGATATTTCCGTAACGGTAAATCTCGCCATAAACAATACCGGTGAAATTGGCCCTTCCTTACAGTTTAAAGACAAGGAGATCTTGAAGTAA
- a CDS encoding class I SAM-dependent methyltransferase encodes MQERINNYWTDRADDFSELRLHDFNSGLRGKYTKVIKEHLPKLDSPRVLDLGTGAGFFSFIMKDLGCSVTGIDYSSAMLAKAEANAANLRYTGIVYKQMDAQSLSFPDESFDFIITRNVTWTLPDPYKAYSEMCRVLAPGGGILNFDANYGQAFKEADEKGEQLQHPTQTAEQLRERNAIAKSLYICEKTRPQWDAEVLISLGMKYIEMDLDIIRRIKDEANTDARYSTISPSVTSSLFMVYARK; translated from the coding sequence ATGCAGGAACGAATTAACAATTATTGGACGGATCGGGCCGATGATTTCAGCGAGCTGCGTCTGCATGACTTTAATAGCGGTCTGCGCGGGAAATACACCAAGGTGATCAAGGAGCATTTGCCGAAATTAGATTCGCCGAGAGTATTGGATCTCGGTACAGGCGCCGGTTTCTTTTCCTTCATTATGAAAGATCTGGGGTGCAGCGTGACCGGCATTGATTATTCAAGCGCGATGCTTGCCAAAGCCGAAGCCAACGCCGCCAATTTGAGGTATACCGGGATTGTGTACAAGCAAATGGATGCCCAGAGCCTCAGCTTCCCCGATGAGAGCTTTGATTTCATCATTACCCGCAATGTAACCTGGACGCTGCCCGACCCTTATAAGGCATACAGCGAAATGTGCCGCGTGCTTGCGCCCGGCGGCGGTATTTTAAATTTTGACGCCAACTATGGTCAAGCCTTCAAAGAAGCTGATGAAAAAGGAGAGCAGCTGCAGCATCCCACACAAACCGCTGAACAGCTCAGGGAACGTAATGCCATTGCCAAATCGTTATACATATGCGAAAAGACGCGCCCGCAGTGGGATGCGGAGGTGCTGATCTCGCTCGGCATGAAATACATCGAGATGGATCTGGATATTATCCGGCGGATCAAAGACGAGGCCAACACCGACGCGAGATACTCCACGATTTCCCCAAGCGTGACCTCCTCGCTGTTCATGGTATATGCGCGAAAGTAG